A window of the Rhizobium sp. 9140 genome harbors these coding sequences:
- a CDS encoding acyl-homoserine-lactone synthase produces MFILVQAHQYTRYKSLMDQAFRLRKRVFHDQLGWAVTIDGDCERDEYDVLRPAYLMWCNDRADRLYGTLRLMPTTGPTLLYDVFYNTFAGANLIAPGIYEGTRMCLDEEILSEDFPNLETGKAFGMLLLALCECGLSHGIETLVSNYEPHLARVYRRAGLTVEEVGRADGYGRSPVCCGIFEVSEEVRMRMQQTLGVAAPLYAGYRPRKIADSETVRISA; encoded by the coding sequence TTGTTCATTCTGGTTCAGGCGCATCAGTACACCCGTTATAAGTCTCTCATGGATCAGGCATTTCGCCTGCGCAAACGTGTGTTTCACGATCAACTCGGTTGGGCCGTGACAATCGACGGTGATTGCGAGCGCGACGAGTACGATGTTCTGCGGCCAGCTTACCTGATGTGGTGCAATGATCGCGCGGATCGCCTTTATGGAACGCTGCGGCTGATGCCAACCACCGGCCCAACGCTTCTCTACGACGTCTTCTATAACACGTTTGCGGGTGCAAACCTGATTGCACCTGGAATCTACGAAGGGACGCGAATGTGCCTCGATGAGGAAATACTCTCCGAGGACTTTCCGAACCTGGAAACGGGCAAGGCTTTCGGCATGCTGTTGCTGGCGTTGTGCGAATGCGGATTGTCTCACGGTATCGAGACGCTTGTCTCGAACTACGAGCCGCACCTGGCGCGCGTCTATCGTCGGGCGGGGCTCACCGTTGAAGAGGTTGGCCGTGCGGACGGCTATGGTCGCTCTCCGGTTTGCTGCGGTATCTTCGAAGTTTCAGAGGAAGTTCGCATGCGCATGCAGCAGACGCTTGGTGTCGCGGCTCCCCTTTATGCAGGATATCGGCCGCGCAAAATTGCGGACAGCGAGACCGTGCGCATATCGGCCTGA
- a CDS encoding helix-turn-helix transcriptional regulator → MKFCIAAELVWLIIRSLRRIVSPPCWKRILTGSFADFSDVRERLAKTGAVTEALHLIQSFYHVDFITYHLASTVIGDFDAPFVRTTYPDAWVSTYLLKGYVTIDPVAREGFLRQLPFDWRELEVAPEMLMFLEDATRHGIGRFGFSIPITDKAGRRAILSLNSNASAEDWEDLVDAHRSEWVDLAYLVHQMAVFELHGASDPIPVLSPRERECLYWSALGKDYKDIALILGLSHHTTRSYIKSARTKLGCATISAAATLALKLRVITI, encoded by the coding sequence TTGAAGTTCTGCATCGCCGCCGAACTCGTTTGGCTGATCATTCGATCTCTGCGGCGGATTGTCAGTCCGCCGTGTTGGAAACGTATATTGACAGGATCTTTCGCCGATTTTTCTGACGTCAGGGAGCGCCTTGCAAAGACGGGCGCGGTGACCGAGGCGCTCCATTTGATACAGTCGTTTTATCACGTCGATTTCATTACCTACCATCTCGCTTCGACGGTGATTGGTGATTTTGACGCCCCGTTCGTGCGCACGACCTACCCGGATGCGTGGGTATCCACTTATCTGTTGAAGGGCTATGTCACCATCGATCCTGTTGCGCGCGAGGGCTTTCTGCGCCAGTTGCCATTCGATTGGCGAGAACTCGAAGTCGCACCCGAGATGCTGATGTTTCTGGAAGACGCAACACGCCATGGGATCGGCCGCTTTGGCTTCTCCATCCCTATAACGGATAAAGCCGGCCGTCGCGCCATCCTCTCTTTGAATTCGAACGCCTCCGCCGAAGACTGGGAGGATCTGGTGGATGCTCATCGGAGTGAATGGGTCGATCTCGCGTATCTCGTCCACCAGATGGCCGTGTTCGAGCTACATGGAGCGAGCGATCCGATCCCGGTCTTGAGTCCGCGGGAACGTGAGTGCCTCTACTGGAGCGCGCTCGGCAAGGATTACAAGGATATCGCGCTTATTCTCGGCCTATCCCATCACACGACCCGCAGCTACATCAAGTCGGCGAGGACGAAACTTGGTTGCGCCACGATCTCGGCGGCGGCCACTCTTGCCCTGAAGCTGCGCGTGATCACGATATGA
- a CDS encoding transcriptional repressor TraM — protein sequence MDADDRLNGEAVDLKPLVGLLHGLPSPLVERLTIDAIREHRELLEQAENLFNELPADVKAGKELVSDTHIAYLEATIRMHAQMSALTTLLHILGYTPKT from the coding sequence ATGGACGCCGACGACCGATTGAATGGCGAGGCAGTCGATCTGAAGCCGCTGGTAGGCCTCCTGCATGGGCTTCCGTCACCGCTCGTCGAGCGTCTCACGATCGATGCAATCCGCGAACATCGCGAACTGTTGGAGCAGGCAGAAAATCTGTTCAATGAACTGCCGGCTGACGTTAAAGCCGGTAAGGAGCTTGTTAGCGATACCCATATTGCCTATCTCGAAGCAACCATCAGGATGCACGCGCAAATGTCGGCGCTGACCACCCTGCTGCACATTCTGGGCTATACGCCCAAAACCTGA
- a CDS encoding type II toxin-antitoxin system VapB family antitoxin, with amino-acid sequence MLQLTHDTEQLAREIAARVGRRPDDIIRAALEREAQALGVFGDLPVRHRMTVEQMTAIGEKVSALPLLDTSSPKEILDDLHQP; translated from the coding sequence ATGTTGCAGCTTACCCACGACACCGAACAGCTTGCCCGGGAAATTGCGGCCCGTGTCGGGCGCAGACCGGACGATATCATACGCGCTGCCCTCGAACGTGAAGCTCAGGCCCTCGGGGTTTTCGGCGACCTGCCTGTGAGACATCGCATGACCGTCGAACAGATGACAGCGATCGGGGAAAAGGTTTCTGCCCTACCGCTGCTTGATACATCATCCCCGAAAGAAATCCTCGACGACCTGCATCAACCATGA
- the traF gene encoding conjugative transfer signal peptidase TraF, producing the protein MIMMMLEGGTVPRQRRRACFTLSVAAGLLIVLFAAGWVGGLRINTTPSEPLGLWRIVPLNRSVRSGETVFVCPPDNTATREARQRGYLRPGLCPGGFGPLIKTVIAVAGQRVDVTDRLAIDGVPIPGSRIIEKDAQGRSLRHDQSGMVRAGEVYLHSDFIGSWDSRYFGPVPVSGMLGLAQEVLTYAP; encoded by the coding sequence ATGATCATGATGATGCTTGAAGGTGGCACGGTGCCTCGTCAACGTCGCCGCGCCTGCTTCACGTTATCCGTGGCCGCCGGTCTGTTGATCGTCCTCTTTGCGGCCGGTTGGGTTGGTGGTCTGCGCATCAACACGACGCCCAGTGAGCCGCTCGGCCTCTGGCGCATCGTTCCTCTCAACCGCTCGGTCCGATCCGGGGAAACGGTTTTCGTGTGCCCGCCTGACAATACTGCTACGCGCGAGGCGAGGCAGCGCGGATATCTCCGTCCGGGACTTTGCCCCGGTGGGTTCGGACCGTTGATCAAGACCGTCATCGCGGTGGCGGGACAGCGCGTGGACGTCACCGATCGTCTCGCCATTGATGGCGTGCCGATCCCCGGATCCCGCATCATAGAGAAGGATGCACAGGGGCGATCTCTTCGGCACGATCAAAGCGGGATGGTGCGAGCCGGAGAGGTGTATCTGCACTCCGACTTCATCGGCTCCTGGGATTCCCGGTATTTTGGGCCGGTGCCTGTTTCAGGCATGCTCGGTCTGGCGCAAGAGGTGTTGACCTATGCCCCGTGA
- the traA gene encoding Ti-type conjugative transfer relaxase TraA, giving the protein MAVPHFSVSIVARGSGRSAVLSAAYRHCTRMEYEREARTIDYTRKQGLLHEEFVTPADAPDWLRAMIADRSVSGASEAFWNRVEAFEKRVDAQLAKDVTIALPVELSSEQNIALMRDFIAEHITSKGMVADWVYHDAPGNPHVHLMTTLRPLSEDGFGAKKVAVLGPDGQPMRNDAGKIIYELWAGGSEDFNAFRDGWFAVQNRHLALAGLDIRIDGRSFEKQGIDLTPTIHIGVGATAIERKSETENGLATAGSRKLERIELQEERRAENVRRIQRNPGIVLDLITREKSVFDNQDVAKVLHRYVDDAALFQSLMARIMQHMDVLRLDRERIDFTSGVRTPARYTTREMIRLEAEMANRSIWLSQRSSHRVRQKFIGAVFERHERLSDEQKTAIEHVAGPERIAAVIGRAGAGKTTMMKAAREAWEAAGYRVVGAALAGKAAEGLEKEAGILSRTLSSWELRWAQGRDHLDDKTVMVLDEAGMVSSKQMAQLVEEATVRGAKLVLIGDPEQLQPIEAGAAFRAITDRIGYAELETVYRQREQWMRDASLDLARGNIAKAVESYSANGRMMASTLKSQAVENLISDWNRDYDPARSSLILAHLRRDVRMLNALARAKLVERGLVDGGHVFKTEDGIRHFAAGDQIVFLKNEGSLGVKNGMLAKVVEAAPGRIVAEIGEGEHRKVISVEQRFYNNVDHGYATTIHKSQGATVDRVKVLASLSLDRHLTYVAMTRHREDLGVYYGSRSFAKAGGLAELLSRKNSKETTLDYERGAFYRAALRFADARGMHLVNVARTLVRDRLDWTVRQKQKLVNLTARLATIGAQLGLKGPNTQMTPNPVMEAKPMVSGITTFPKSIDHAVEDRLVADPGLKKQWQEVTARFTQVFAEPETAFKAVNVDAMLKDPARAQTTLAKIAAEPERFGALKGKTGIFARANEKAARDTALVNAPALVRNLERYVTARVEAERKHEAQERAIRLKVSVDIPALSPSARQTLDRIRDAIDRNDLPAGLEYALAEKMVKAELEGFAKAVSERFGERSLLPISAKDANGETFHKLTAGMNPSQKSEVQSAWNSMRTVQQIAAHERTTLALKQAETARQTQTKGLSLK; this is encoded by the coding sequence GTGGCCGTCCCGCATTTCTCAGTCAGCATCGTCGCTCGTGGCTCTGGCCGCAGCGCAGTGCTGTCTGCGGCCTACCGGCACTGCACCAGGATGGAGTATGAGCGGGAAGCACGCACAATCGACTACACCAGGAAGCAGGGTCTTCTGCACGAGGAGTTCGTGACCCCTGCCGATGCGCCAGACTGGCTGCGCGCCATGATTGCCGATCGATCGGTCTCGGGAGCCTCGGAAGCGTTCTGGAACAGAGTCGAAGCTTTCGAAAAGCGGGTCGATGCCCAACTCGCCAAGGATGTGACCATCGCGCTGCCGGTCGAACTCTCGTCCGAGCAGAACATCGCGCTGATGCGAGACTTCATTGCCGAGCATATCACGTCAAAGGGTATGGTCGCAGACTGGGTCTATCACGATGCACCCGGCAACCCGCATGTCCACCTGATGACGACATTGCGGCCTCTGAGCGAGGACGGGTTCGGTGCCAAGAAGGTCGCTGTTCTTGGACCAGACGGCCAGCCCATGCGCAATGACGCCGGCAAAATCATCTATGAACTCTGGGCGGGTGGCTCCGAGGATTTCAATGCCTTTCGTGATGGATGGTTTGCTGTCCAAAATCGGCACCTGGCGCTTGCCGGGCTCGATATCCGCATCGATGGCCGATCATTCGAAAAGCAGGGTATCGACCTGACCCCGACCATTCATATCGGGGTCGGCGCCACCGCCATCGAGCGAAAATCGGAAACGGAAAACGGGCTGGCGACAGCCGGGTCACGGAAGCTCGAGCGGATCGAATTGCAGGAAGAGCGGCGCGCGGAGAACGTCCGGCGCATCCAGCGCAATCCCGGCATCGTGCTTGATCTCATCACTCGGGAGAAGAGCGTTTTCGACAACCAGGACGTGGCGAAAGTCCTCCATCGCTATGTCGACGACGCGGCTCTCTTCCAGAGCCTGATGGCGCGGATCATGCAGCATATGGACGTGCTGCGTCTCGACCGTGAGCGTATCGACTTTACCTCCGGTGTCAGGACGCCAGCGCGGTACACGACGCGCGAAATGATCCGCCTTGAGGCTGAGATGGCAAACCGGTCAATCTGGCTGTCCCAGCGATCGTCACACCGCGTCCGGCAGAAGTTCATCGGGGCGGTGTTCGAGCGCCATGAGCGCCTCTCGGACGAGCAGAAAACGGCCATCGAGCATGTTGCAGGTCCTGAGCGGATTGCAGCCGTGATCGGCCGCGCCGGCGCCGGCAAGACCACGATGATGAAGGCCGCACGCGAGGCCTGGGAGGCGGCCGGTTATCGTGTCGTTGGTGCCGCCCTGGCGGGGAAGGCTGCCGAAGGATTGGAAAAGGAAGCGGGTATTCTTTCCCGTACACTATCCTCCTGGGAACTGCGCTGGGCTCAAGGTCGCGACCATCTCGATGACAAGACCGTTATGGTTCTGGACGAAGCCGGCATGGTCTCTTCGAAACAGATGGCGCAGCTTGTTGAAGAGGCAACGGTCCGCGGGGCAAAGCTCGTTCTCATCGGTGATCCGGAGCAGCTCCAGCCGATTGAGGCCGGTGCTGCGTTTCGGGCAATCACCGATCGTATCGGCTACGCCGAACTCGAAACCGTATATCGCCAGCGCGAGCAATGGATGCGCGACGCTTCGCTCGATCTCGCCCGCGGCAACATCGCCAAGGCTGTCGAGTCCTACAGTGCAAACGGTCGGATGATGGCATCGACCTTGAAGTCGCAAGCCGTCGAAAACCTAATCTCCGATTGGAACCGCGACTACGATCCAGCCCGGTCCTCTCTAATCCTCGCCCACCTTCGCCGCGACGTGCGGATGCTTAATGCCCTGGCGCGCGCCAAGCTAGTCGAGCGCGGACTTGTCGATGGCGGTCACGTCTTCAAGACGGAAGACGGCATCCGTCATTTTGCCGCTGGCGACCAGATCGTCTTCTTGAAGAATGAAGGCTCGTTGGGCGTCAAGAACGGCATGCTGGCCAAGGTCGTGGAAGCCGCCCCGGGGCGTATCGTTGCCGAAATCGGCGAAGGCGAACATCGCAAAGTTATCAGCGTAGAGCAGCGGTTCTATAACAACGTCGATCATGGATATGCGACGACGATCCATAAGAGCCAGGGAGCGACCGTCGACAGGGTCAAGGTTCTGGCCTCGCTCTCCCTCGACCGTCACCTGACCTATGTGGCAATGACCCGTCATCGGGAGGATCTCGGCGTCTATTATGGTTCGCGATCCTTCGCCAAGGCGGGTGGCCTGGCCGAGCTTCTATCGCGGAAGAACTCCAAGGAAACGACGCTCGACTACGAGAGGGGCGCCTTCTATCGCGCGGCCCTTCGTTTCGCCGACGCGCGCGGCATGCATCTGGTCAACGTCGCGCGCACCCTCGTTCGCGACCGCCTCGACTGGACCGTTCGCCAAAAACAGAAGCTCGTCAATCTCACCGCCCGCCTGGCGACGATCGGCGCACAGCTCGGTCTCAAGGGCCCGAATACCCAAATGACCCCGAACCCCGTCATGGAGGCAAAGCCAATGGTGTCAGGCATCACCACGTTCCCGAAATCGATCGACCATGCCGTTGAGGATCGCCTAGTCGCCGATCCGGGTTTGAAGAAGCAATGGCAGGAGGTCACGGCACGCTTTACCCAGGTCTTCGCCGAGCCGGAGACCGCGTTCAAGGCGGTCAATGTCGACGCCATGCTGAAAGATCCGGCAAGAGCGCAGACAACGCTTGCGAAGATCGCAGCTGAGCCGGAAAGGTTTGGAGCGCTCAAGGGCAAAACCGGCATCTTCGCCAGAGCGAATGAGAAGGCGGCGCGCGACACGGCGCTTGTCAACGCGCCTGCCCTGGTGCGAAACCTCGAGCGCTATGTGACGGCGCGCGTCGAGGCGGAGCGCAAGCATGAAGCGCAAGAGCGGGCAATCCGTCTCAAGGTCTCCGTCGACATCCCTGCCCTCTCTCCATCGGCCAGGCAGACGCTGGATAGGATCCGCGATGCGATCGATCGCAACGATCTTCCTGCCGGTCTCGAATATGCGCTGGCCGAGAAGATGGTCAAAGCGGAACTGGAGGGGTTTGCCAAGGCTGTGTCCGAGCGTTTCGGAGAACGCAGCCTGCTGCCGATCTCGGCAAAAGATGCAAACGGCGAGACCTTCCACAAATTGACGGCCGGGATGAACCCTTCGCAAAAAAGCGAAGTGCAGTCGGCGTGGAACAGCATGCGCACGGTGCAGCAGATCGCCGCGCACGAGCGCACCACGCTGGCATTGAAGCAGGCTGAAACAGCGCGGCAAACCCAGACAAAGGGGCTTTCCCTCAAATGA
- the traR gene encoding autoinducer-binding transcriptional regulator TraR, which translates to MTNWVEKLLDITVIGNDQSMVKGALANLADRFDFVGYAFVNIRPGQTYAVSNYDIDWQKIYDTLDYRFIDPVMRQAQLIRRAFAWSGEADKSSLSKKQKNFFSKAADFNIRSGVSIPVATANGAMSMLTFASAKPSLASDMEIDAIMAASAVAQLHTRLEHMRVTPSIEEKIVLTPKQVNYIRWLSLGKTVEVIAELEQAKYAGVRSAIDDVRTRYNLANHAQVVALAIRRGLI; encoded by the coding sequence ATGACAAACTGGGTCGAGAAACTGCTGGATATCACTGTGATCGGAAACGATCAGTCCATGGTCAAGGGCGCACTGGCCAATCTTGCTGATCGGTTCGATTTTGTGGGCTATGCCTTCGTCAACATTCGTCCTGGGCAGACCTATGCGGTCTCCAACTACGATATCGACTGGCAGAAAATCTATGACACGCTGGACTACCGGTTCATCGATCCGGTCATGCGGCAGGCCCAGCTGATAAGGCGCGCTTTCGCCTGGTCCGGCGAAGCCGACAAGAGCTCGCTGTCCAAAAAGCAGAAAAACTTCTTTTCGAAAGCCGCTGATTTCAACATTCGCTCGGGCGTTTCCATCCCGGTCGCCACCGCCAACGGTGCCATGTCCATGCTGACCTTTGCATCGGCGAAGCCTTCGCTTGCCAGTGATATGGAGATCGATGCGATTATGGCCGCATCAGCGGTCGCCCAGCTTCATACGCGTCTTGAGCACATGCGTGTCACGCCCTCCATCGAGGAAAAGATTGTCCTGACGCCGAAGCAGGTGAACTACATTCGCTGGCTGTCGCTTGGCAAAACCGTCGAGGTGATCGCTGAACTAGAGCAGGCAAAGTATGCTGGCGTCCGCTCTGCGATTGACGATGTCAGAACGCGCTACAATCTGGCCAATCATGCACAGGTGGTGGCTTTGGCCATCCGACGCGGCCTGATTTAG
- a CDS encoding conjugal transfer protein TraB: protein MPREIVITAVLVPLAVVVGTIGWSGQAALLPAATFFPLLWARSPTRIAAALVAAGYFLAASRGLPSGVAQFFAADLWVGLSFWVAAASSFVAVHAALWTMRSGSAKSARYLLILALTGLPPLGITGWAHPLTAAGILFPEWGWWGLLALTAGLIGLVTRIGPAIAIALSGLWLWSAASGTNQILPEGWRGVDLEMGASLGRDQSLRLQRDLVTAVRQAAGTRETVVVLPESTLGFWTPTLERFWRNEVQETHVTVVAGAAVVDAVGYDNVMVAIDAHGGRVLYRERMPVPVSMWRPWERWTGETGGARANLLANPVVEVAGRKIAPLICYEQLVLWPILQSMLHRPDAIVLIGNGWWTTGGNIVAIQRASAKAWSALFGVPLVISFNT, encoded by the coding sequence ATGCCCCGTGAGATCGTGATCACGGCCGTTCTCGTCCCGCTTGCCGTGGTGGTCGGTACGATCGGCTGGAGCGGCCAGGCGGCCCTACTGCCTGCGGCAACCTTCTTCCCGCTTCTGTGGGCGCGATCACCAACGCGGATCGCAGCGGCCCTCGTCGCGGCCGGCTATTTCCTGGCGGCGTCACGGGGTTTGCCATCCGGCGTCGCACAGTTCTTTGCTGCGGATCTCTGGGTCGGCCTCAGTTTCTGGGTCGCGGCGGCATCGTCTTTCGTTGCTGTCCATGCGGCGCTTTGGACGATGCGGTCGGGCTCGGCAAAATCAGCACGCTATCTGCTCATCTTGGCTCTCACCGGTCTGCCGCCACTCGGCATCACAGGCTGGGCGCATCCGCTGACGGCGGCCGGCATACTGTTTCCAGAATGGGGATGGTGGGGGCTTCTCGCGTTGACAGCCGGCCTGATCGGTCTCGTAACCCGGATCGGGCCGGCTATCGCCATTGCCCTGTCAGGTCTATGGCTTTGGTCCGCCGCATCGGGGACAAATCAGATTCTACCGGAGGGGTGGCGTGGTGTCGACCTTGAAATGGGCGCGAGTCTCGGCCGCGATCAATCCCTTCGACTTCAACGTGACCTGGTGACGGCTGTTCGGCAGGCTGCCGGAACACGAGAGACCGTCGTCGTGCTTCCCGAGAGCACACTGGGCTTTTGGACGCCAACGCTTGAACGTTTCTGGCGGAATGAGGTGCAAGAAACGCACGTGACTGTAGTCGCCGGCGCGGCGGTCGTCGATGCGGTTGGCTACGACAACGTCATGGTGGCCATCGATGCGCATGGGGGGCGTGTCCTCTATCGCGAGCGCATGCCTGTTCCGGTTTCGATGTGGCGTCCATGGGAGCGATGGACAGGAGAGACTGGCGGCGCCCGCGCCAACCTCTTGGCCAATCCTGTCGTCGAGGTCGCGGGCCGAAAGATCGCGCCTCTTATCTGCTACGAGCAGCTCGTACTGTGGCCCATTCTCCAGTCGATGCTACACCGACCCGACGCGATCGTTTTGATCGGCAATGGCTGGTGGACGACGGGTGGCAACATCGTCGCCATCCAGCGCGCGAGCGCCAAAGCCTGGTCCGCCCTGTTCGGCGTCCCCCTTGTGATTTCCTTCAATACCTGA
- a CDS encoding RES family NAD+ phosphorylase, whose protein sequence is MARTLPPPGFANASLHLHTVAAGLRFGRIYLGTYPDPLGFGKTPSRFSDPRRRKFANRFGVLYLGDTVKVCFLEAVLRDQRDGVLGDLPIAESELYDRNFAEIEVINPLMMVDLRDDGPIKMGVPTDVAKGSKQSLARKWAVAFNEHDSQVDGIIYPSRLNGHTNLALFDRAIGKLKAVRTTKLIRAPGLADILNDLNVAIVEPDP, encoded by the coding sequence ATGGCACGTACTCTGCCGCCTCCCGGCTTTGCAAATGCAAGCCTTCACCTGCATACGGTCGCAGCCGGACTTCGGTTCGGTCGCATCTATCTGGGCACCTACCCTGATCCACTGGGCTTCGGTAAAACGCCGAGCCGTTTCAGCGACCCACGCCGGCGCAAATTCGCAAACCGGTTCGGGGTGCTCTATTTGGGCGATACGGTGAAGGTGTGCTTTCTCGAAGCCGTCTTGCGCGATCAACGCGATGGGGTCCTCGGCGACCTGCCGATAGCTGAATCCGAATTGTACGACCGCAATTTCGCAGAGATCGAGGTCATCAATCCGCTGATGATGGTCGATCTTCGAGACGACGGGCCGATCAAGATGGGTGTGCCGACGGATGTCGCGAAGGGCTCAAAGCAATCCCTCGCACGGAAGTGGGCGGTCGCCTTCAATGAACACGACAGCCAGGTGGACGGCATCATCTACCCGTCTCGGCTCAACGGCCACACCAACCTTGCACTGTTCGATCGAGCTATTGGAAAACTGAAGGCGGTCCGCACGACGAAGCTGATCCGCGCGCCGGGTCTGGCTGATATACTAAACGACCTCAATGTCGCAATTGTCGAACCTGATCCCTGA
- a CDS encoding XRE family transcriptional regulator, whose translation MAFFLTTAAAPLAKGTAAFKIKIPDNASKALTGNPNRVKALLQEYGQAIAKSRSAGHPVSFRVDVDSEGEMVVTPVEAVEMTTVPVVEENDALDPELEQALVAARARGRIKAAEVLSGTDMLNADEFAKLLGTTRVTVNSKRQTGLVLGLDGAKRGFRFPDWQIDADGKPFAALAALHERLGGAWAVYRFLVQPHGELDGLTGREALERGRTEQALEVVESIGRDFR comes from the coding sequence ATGGCTTTTTTCCTGACGACAGCGGCGGCCCCGCTTGCAAAGGGGACAGCCGCCTTCAAGATCAAGATCCCGGACAATGCCTCAAAAGCGCTGACCGGCAATCCCAATCGCGTCAAGGCGCTCCTCCAGGAATACGGTCAGGCGATCGCAAAAAGCCGTTCTGCTGGCCACCCGGTCAGCTTCCGTGTCGATGTCGATTCCGAAGGTGAGATGGTTGTCACTCCCGTTGAGGCGGTGGAAATGACAACGGTGCCTGTCGTAGAGGAGAACGATGCACTGGATCCGGAATTGGAGCAGGCGTTGGTGGCCGCACGGGCGCGGGGACGCATAAAGGCTGCTGAGGTCCTCAGCGGCACTGACATGCTGAATGCCGACGAATTCGCCAAGCTGCTTGGCACGACAAGGGTAACGGTGAATTCAAAGCGCCAGACCGGACTGGTATTGGGGCTGGATGGCGCGAAACGCGGCTTTCGCTTCCCGGATTGGCAGATCGATGCCGATGGCAAGCCGTTTGCAGCGCTTGCAGCGCTCCACGAGCGACTGGGCGGAGCCTGGGCGGTTTACCGGTTCCTGGTCCAGCCCCACGGAGAGCTGGACGGACTGACAGGTCGCGAGGCATTGGAGCGGGGACGGACCGAGCAAGCGCTCGAGGTTGTCGAGAGCATTGGTCGAGATTTCCGCTGA
- a CDS encoding TraH family protein has product MDAAFIAECADPSLKPAIVEHFVAAVGPGDPLAVTVKAGGRLILVPKPKTPDEAMEIIRQYVGQAVVRVGLTQFPAGVGVKDASELKPDLMEPCENLRMGTKMFSKIMRIVSQWYGNPTSKEVLPQIFEDAVYAWNTGQFEGQSVFQAQDPGGTIVDRKEVSSDAADKPADANPSQSEGEPLDEKEVGTAGIRVDLSRIGGQK; this is encoded by the coding sequence ATGGATGCTGCCTTTATCGCGGAATGCGCCGATCCCTCGCTGAAACCCGCCATCGTCGAGCATTTCGTAGCCGCTGTCGGTCCGGGCGATCCGCTGGCCGTCACCGTCAAAGCCGGAGGGCGGCTCATCCTTGTACCAAAACCGAAGACGCCCGACGAGGCTATGGAGATCATACGCCAGTATGTCGGGCAGGCCGTCGTGCGTGTGGGCCTTACACAGTTCCCGGCGGGTGTCGGCGTGAAGGACGCATCCGAGCTGAAACCAGATCTGATGGAGCCTTGCGAAAATCTTCGCATGGGGACGAAGATGTTTTCAAAGATCATGCGCATCGTTTCACAGTGGTATGGCAACCCAACGAGCAAAGAGGTGCTTCCACAGATCTTCGAAGATGCCGTTTACGCCTGGAACACCGGCCAGTTCGAGGGGCAAAGCGTGTTTCAGGCGCAGGATCCAGGAGGAACAATCGTCGATCGGAAGGAAGTTTCTTCGGATGCCGCGGACAAACCTGCGGATGCTAACCCCTCCCAGAGCGAAGGGGAGCCCCTAGACGAAAAAGAGGTTGGGACTGCGGGAATTCGGGTCGATTTGTCCCGGATCGGTGGGCAGAAGTAG